Proteins from a single region of Bdellovibrio bacteriovorus HD100:
- the uvrA gene encoding excinuclease ABC subunit UvrA, producing the protein MSHAEDGIVVKGAKEHNLKNVSVTIPRNKITVFTGLSGSGKSSLAFDTVYAEGQRRYVESLSAYARNFLEQLKKPEVDSITGLSPAIAIDQKSVSTNPRSTVGTVTEIYDYLRLLFAKLGIPECPTHHIPVSSQTPQQIIEEVFKKGVGTKFFVLAPMASGKKGEFLAEFQRWAKKGFVKAKVDGKMIELDKATKLAKTKTHDIDLVVDQLILKDTLKLRLSESINTALSMANGRVIIETLDGERTSYSLHSACPECGYSFPEIEPRLFSFNNPRGACPTCHGLGTIDLEEEEQFSDGEVGGKKLDKVVYKYKGKKTSDDDDEEGEEMVLNDCPDCHGARLKNEALNIRLGGKTIAELSDLGALELRDWVAKLQWKAKDQLIAEKIVKQILARLDYLIRVGTGYLSLSRPSRTLSGGEAQRIRLATQVGSSLIGCLYVMDEPSIGLHPRDHHRLLDIIGELKERGNTILLVEHDEDTIRYADFVVDLGPRAGVLGGEMMAQGTPDELAANPNSLTGKYLNGEMRIPIPKERRKGNGQFVRLTGATGNNLQNVDLEIPLGTFTTVTGVSGSGKSTLIIDTLYKILAQHFYKALAQPSPYKKIEGLDKIDKVIDINQRPIGRTPRSTPATYVGLFPMIRDLFANLPDSKLRGYEPGRFSFNVKGGRCETCMGHGQIRMEMHFLSDVFVTCDTCLGRRYNRETLNIKYKSKSIADVLEMSVGEALEFFRNHTQIYRKLETLHRVGLDYMTLGQSSTTLSGGEAQRVKLSKELSRRGTGKTLYILDEPTTGLHFDDVRKLVELIQELADQGNTVLVIEHNMEVVKSSDHVIDLGPDGGKGGGQIVAAGTPEKVAKVAASETGKFLKPLLK; encoded by the coding sequence ATGTCGCATGCTGAAGATGGAATCGTAGTTAAGGGTGCAAAAGAGCATAATCTGAAGAATGTCAGTGTGACTATTCCGCGCAATAAGATCACCGTGTTTACGGGGTTGAGTGGCAGCGGGAAGTCGTCGTTGGCGTTTGATACGGTCTATGCTGAGGGTCAGCGTCGTTATGTGGAAAGTCTTTCTGCTTACGCGCGCAACTTCCTTGAACAGCTGAAAAAACCGGAGGTCGATTCCATCACCGGGCTTTCTCCGGCCATTGCGATTGATCAGAAATCTGTCAGCACCAATCCGCGTTCCACTGTGGGCACGGTGACCGAGATCTACGATTATCTTCGTCTGCTTTTCGCCAAGCTTGGGATCCCCGAGTGTCCTACTCACCACATCCCGGTCAGCAGTCAGACCCCGCAGCAGATTATCGAAGAGGTCTTTAAAAAAGGTGTCGGCACTAAGTTCTTTGTTCTGGCGCCGATGGCGTCCGGCAAAAAAGGTGAGTTCCTGGCCGAATTCCAGCGCTGGGCCAAAAAAGGATTCGTGAAAGCCAAAGTCGACGGCAAGATGATTGAACTCGACAAGGCTACCAAGCTTGCCAAAACCAAAACACATGATATCGATCTGGTGGTCGATCAGCTGATTCTGAAAGACACGCTGAAGTTGCGTCTTTCAGAAAGCATCAACACCGCGCTGAGCATGGCCAATGGCCGCGTGATCATCGAAACTTTGGACGGGGAGCGCACCAGTTATTCTTTGCATTCGGCGTGTCCTGAATGTGGTTACAGCTTCCCTGAGATTGAACCGCGTTTGTTCAGTTTCAACAACCCGCGCGGGGCGTGCCCGACGTGCCATGGGTTGGGAACTATCGACCTTGAAGAGGAAGAACAGTTCTCTGACGGTGAAGTCGGCGGCAAGAAACTGGACAAAGTCGTTTACAAGTACAAAGGCAAAAAAACTTCGGATGATGATGACGAAGAAGGCGAAGAAATGGTTCTGAACGACTGCCCGGACTGCCACGGCGCTCGTTTGAAAAATGAAGCTTTGAATATCCGTCTGGGTGGAAAAACCATAGCCGAGTTGTCTGATTTGGGCGCGCTGGAGCTGCGTGACTGGGTCGCCAAACTTCAATGGAAAGCCAAAGATCAGCTGATCGCTGAAAAAATCGTAAAACAAATTCTGGCGCGTTTGGATTATCTGATCCGCGTGGGCACCGGATATCTTTCTTTAAGCCGTCCTTCGCGCACTCTGTCCGGGGGCGAAGCGCAGCGTATTCGTCTGGCGACTCAAGTGGGATCATCTTTAATCGGCTGTCTGTACGTGATGGATGAGCCGAGCATCGGTTTGCATCCGCGCGATCATCACAGACTTTTGGATATCATCGGCGAACTGAAAGAGCGTGGGAACACCATCTTGTTGGTGGAGCACGACGAGGACACCATCCGTTATGCTGACTTCGTGGTCGATCTGGGGCCTCGTGCCGGGGTGCTGGGCGGCGAGATGATGGCGCAAGGGACTCCGGACGAGCTGGCGGCCAATCCCAATTCTTTGACCGGGAAATATCTGAACGGCGAAATGCGCATTCCGATTCCGAAAGAACGCCGCAAAGGCAACGGGCAGTTTGTGCGTTTGACCGGGGCGACGGGGAACAATCTGCAGAACGTGGATCTGGAAATCCCCTTGGGGACGTTCACGACTGTGACCGGTGTTTCCGGTTCTGGAAAAAGTACGCTGATCATCGACACACTTTACAAGATTTTGGCGCAGCATTTCTATAAGGCACTGGCGCAACCTTCGCCTTATAAGAAAATCGAAGGTCTGGACAAGATCGACAAGGTCATCGACATCAATCAAAGACCGATTGGGCGCACGCCGCGCTCGACTCCGGCAACTTATGTGGGGTTATTCCCGATGATTCGCGATCTGTTTGCGAATCTTCCGGACTCCAAGCTGCGTGGCTACGAACCAGGCCGCTTCAGTTTCAACGTCAAAGGCGGGCGCTGTGAAACCTGCATGGGGCACGGGCAGATCCGCATGGAGATGCACTTCTTAAGTGACGTCTTTGTGACCTGCGACACCTGTCTGGGTCGCCGTTACAACCGCGAGACTTTGAACATTAAATACAAATCCAAGTCCATCGCCGACGTTCTGGAAATGAGCGTGGGTGAAGCCCTGGAATTCTTCCGCAATCACACCCAGATCTATCGTAAGCTTGAGACCCTGCACCGGGTGGGGCTGGATTACATGACCCTGGGACAAAGCTCGACAACCTTGTCGGGTGGTGAAGCCCAGCGTGTGAAGCTTTCCAAAGAGCTTTCCCGCCGTGGTACCGGGAAGACGCTTTACATTTTGGATGAGCCGACCACGGGTTTGCATTTTGATGACGTCCGTAAGTTGGTGGAGCTGATTCAGGAGCTGGCCGATCAGGGGAACACAGTCCTGGTGATTGAACACAACATGGAAGTGGTGAAGTCCTCGGATCACGTGATCGATCTGGGGCCCGATGGCGGTAAGGGCGGCGGCCAGATCGTGGCGGCCGGAACACCTGAAAAAGTGGCGAAGGTCGCTGCCAGTGAAACAGGCAAATTCCTAAAGCCTTTATTAAAATAA
- the folE2 gene encoding GTP cyclohydrolase FolE2: MTKQSLPDVAKETHSERFAPIDWVGMGAIELPVMLKQADGVYRIPARVDAKVSLDKKPSRGIHMSRLYLLSQELLTKSELSLGLLGTVTSEFLRTHEDLSTKALVQVQFEAPLVRKALKSNNQAWRSYPVITSAFNEEGQISYFVEVVVTYSSTCPASAALSRQLIQDGFKQNFSTDKPLDFDVVHSWLGTPQGIVATPHAQRSFARVKAEVGANYNYGDLIDIVEEALQTAVQGAVKREDEQEFALRNGQNLMFCEDAARRVKEALDAKADVLDYVAEFSHVESLHPHNAVSHISKGLKLRSF; the protein is encoded by the coding sequence ATGACGAAACAATCTCTTCCTGACGTAGCCAAAGAAACCCACTCTGAACGTTTTGCCCCGATCGACTGGGTCGGTATGGGAGCCATCGAATTGCCGGTGATGCTGAAGCAGGCAGACGGGGTTTACCGCATTCCTGCGCGTGTGGATGCGAAAGTCAGTCTTGATAAAAAACCTTCCCGTGGCATCCACATGTCCCGTTTGTATCTCTTGTCCCAAGAGCTTCTGACCAAGTCCGAGCTGTCTCTGGGTTTGCTGGGCACGGTGACCTCTGAATTCCTGCGCACCCACGAAGATCTTTCCACGAAAGCCTTGGTGCAAGTGCAGTTTGAAGCGCCATTGGTTCGCAAGGCTTTGAAAAGTAACAACCAGGCTTGGCGCTCTTATCCGGTGATCACTTCGGCATTCAATGAGGAAGGCCAGATCAGTTACTTCGTTGAAGTGGTGGTGACGTACTCCAGCACCTGTCCGGCGTCGGCGGCGTTGTCCCGTCAACTGATCCAGGATGGCTTCAAACAGAATTTCTCAACAGACAAACCTTTGGACTTCGATGTGGTTCATTCCTGGCTGGGAACTCCGCAAGGGATCGTGGCGACTCCGCATGCACAACGCAGTTTTGCCCGCGTGAAGGCGGAAGTGGGGGCGAACTACAACTATGGCGATCTGATCGACATCGTCGAAGAGGCTTTGCAAACAGCGGTTCAAGGTGCCGTGAAACGTGAGGACGAGCAGGAGTTCGCCCTTCGTAACGGACAGAACCTGATGTTCTGCGAGGACGCCGCCCGCCGAGTGAAGGAAGCTTTGGATGCGAAAGCGGATGTTTTGGACTACGTGGCAGAATTCAGCCATGTTGAGAGCCTGCACCCGCACAATGCCGTTTCTCATATCTCTAAAGGATTGAAACTACGCAGTTTTTAG
- a CDS encoding Fur family transcriptional regulator, with the protein MGKDTVPFLPRQHDDDIVVHADQFDEAELKRIIRALNLKVTSQRMAILKALHEGRRHVTAQELYEKLNKENPDIGFATVYRFLRTLTEGTFVTEVRMGGLPARYELTPKGHHDHLTCVKCGKICEFENKAIEGLQEKVANQFGFKLTHHILELYGVCPSCQAKNL; encoded by the coding sequence ATGGGTAAAGACACAGTTCCATTTCTTCCAAGACAGCACGATGACGACATTGTCGTTCACGCCGATCAGTTCGACGAAGCTGAATTGAAGCGCATCATCCGTGCCTTGAACCTGAAGGTCACCAGCCAGCGCATGGCAATCTTAAAAGCCCTGCATGAAGGTCGCCGCCACGTCACAGCTCAAGAGCTTTACGAAAAACTGAATAAAGAAAATCCGGACATTGGCTTTGCCACTGTTTATCGCTTCCTGAGAACCCTGACGGAAGGCACTTTCGTGACGGAAGTCCGCATGGGGGGCTTGCCGGCTCGCTACGAGCTGACGCCGAAGGGTCACCACGATCACTTGACCTGTGTGAAGTGCGGCAAGATCTGCGAGTTCGAGAATAAGGCGATTGAAGGATTGCAGGAAAAGGTGGCGAATCAGTTTGGATTTAAGCTGACCCATCATATCCTGGAGTTGTACGGCGTTTGCCCCTCCTGCCAAGCCAAGAATCTTTAA